One Epidermidibacterium keratini DNA segment encodes these proteins:
- a CDS encoding phosphotriesterase family protein: MPNEVQTVRGPINVDDLGTTLMHEHVFIVDPDVLRNWGEHWDEEVRIADAVSKLQAAKDLGIDTIVDPTVIGLGRYIPWVQRVNEQVDINIVPATGVYSFGEIRHFFEHRGPGLLLDMPEPMTELFVRDIKDGIGDTGVKAAFLKHVIEETGLTPGQTRIATAVCEAHQETGAPITVHTNSAHEMGRVAIDFYEKHNVDLTKVVIGHAGDSNDLDYLRFIADKGAIIGCDRFGLDIYNPTDQRVATIAALCKEGYADRIVLAHDVSCYLDYFPGKQQEAIAQIAPNWHLGHITNDVLPALRESGVTDDQINQMMVETPKRYFS; the protein is encoded by the coding sequence ATGCCTAACGAGGTACAGACCGTCCGCGGCCCGATCAACGTCGATGACCTGGGTACGACGCTGATGCACGAGCACGTCTTCATCGTCGACCCCGACGTGCTGCGCAACTGGGGCGAGCACTGGGACGAGGAGGTGCGCATCGCCGACGCCGTCAGCAAGCTGCAAGCGGCCAAGGACCTCGGCATCGACACCATCGTCGACCCCACGGTGATCGGGCTCGGCCGCTACATCCCGTGGGTGCAGCGCGTCAACGAGCAGGTCGACATCAACATCGTCCCGGCCACCGGCGTCTACTCGTTTGGCGAGATCCGGCACTTCTTCGAGCACCGCGGCCCCGGCTTGCTGCTCGACATGCCCGAGCCGATGACCGAGCTCTTCGTGCGCGACATCAAAGACGGCATCGGCGATACCGGGGTCAAAGCCGCCTTCCTCAAGCACGTCATCGAAGAAACCGGCCTCACCCCCGGCCAGACTCGGATCGCCACCGCGGTGTGCGAGGCGCATCAGGAGACCGGCGCACCGATCACCGTGCACACCAACTCCGCACACGAGATGGGCCGCGTCGCCATCGACTTCTACGAGAAGCACAACGTCGACCTCACCAAGGTCGTGATCGGACACGCGGGCGACTCCAACGACCTGGACTACCTGCGGTTCATCGCCGACAAGGGCGCGATAATCGGCTGCGACCGATTTGGCCTGGACATCTACAACCCGACCGACCAGCGGGTCGCCACGATCGCCGCGCTGTGCAAGGAGGGGTACGCCGACCGCATCGTGCTCGCCCACGACGTGTCCTGCTACCTCGACTACTTCCCCGGCAAGCAGCAGGAGGCGATCGCGCAGATCGCCCCCAACTGGCACCTCGGACACATCACCAACGACGTCCTGCCCGCACTGCGCGAGTCAGGCGTCACCGACGACCAGATCAACCAGATGATGGTTGAGACTCCCAAGCGATACTTCAGCTAG
- a CDS encoding NDMA-dependent alcohol dehydrogenase: MKTKGAILTDPEAKEWTVTEIEVGEPVQGEVMVKLAASGMCHSDEHLLTGDSPIPTYPMLGGHEGAGEVIKVGPGVTGLKEGDHVVLAFIPACGKCLPCSQGLQNLCDLGAGLLTGQAISDGTFRVTKDGNPVSTMCLLGTFSPYVTVNEASVIKIEDDIPLDKAALLGCGVSTGWGSATEIGGTKVGDTVVVIGCGGVGMNSVQGAASAGARYVVAVDPVEFKREQAMELGATHSFATIEEAMGAVNDMTWGRGANVTVITVGEIKGDDIQPAVKITGKGGTIVVTGMGNYADEDVKLGLFELTLLQKRLQGAIFGGTSPRTQIPHLLNMYRSGQLKLDELITKTYSLDEINQGYQDMRDGKNIRGVIVYTDADY; encoded by the coding sequence ATGAAGACCAAGGGCGCCATCCTCACCGACCCTGAGGCCAAAGAGTGGACCGTCACCGAGATCGAGGTCGGCGAGCCCGTCCAGGGCGAGGTCATGGTCAAGCTTGCCGCGTCGGGCATGTGCCACTCCGACGAGCACCTGCTCACCGGTGACAGCCCCATCCCGACCTACCCGATGCTCGGTGGCCACGAAGGCGCCGGCGAGGTCATCAAGGTGGGTCCGGGCGTGACCGGCCTCAAGGAGGGCGACCACGTCGTACTCGCCTTCATCCCGGCATGCGGCAAGTGTCTGCCGTGTTCGCAGGGCCTGCAGAACCTGTGCGATCTCGGCGCGGGATTGCTGACCGGGCAGGCGATCTCGGACGGCACCTTCCGCGTGACCAAGGACGGCAACCCGGTCTCGACGATGTGCCTGCTCGGAACGTTTTCGCCGTACGTCACCGTGAACGAGGCGTCGGTCATCAAGATCGAAGACGACATCCCGCTGGACAAGGCGGCGCTGCTTGGGTGCGGTGTCTCCACCGGCTGGGGCTCGGCGACCGAGATCGGCGGCACCAAGGTCGGCGACACGGTCGTGGTCATCGGCTGCGGCGGCGTCGGCATGAACTCCGTGCAGGGTGCTGCGTCAGCTGGCGCGCGGTACGTCGTCGCGGTCGACCCGGTCGAGTTCAAGCGCGAGCAGGCGATGGAGCTCGGCGCGACCCACTCCTTCGCCACCATCGAGGAAGCGATGGGAGCCGTCAACGACATGACGTGGGGACGCGGCGCCAACGTCACCGTCATCACCGTCGGCGAGATCAAGGGCGACGACATCCAGCCGGCCGTCAAGATCACCGGCAAGGGCGGCACCATCGTCGTCACCGGCATGGGCAACTACGCCGACGAAGACGTCAAGCTCGGTCTCTTCGAACTGACCCTGCTGCAGAAGCGTCTGCAGGGTGCGATCTTCGGCGGCACCAGCCCGCGCACCCAGATCCCGCACCTGCTCAACATGTACCGCAGCGGGCAGCTCAAGCTCGACGAGCTCATCACCAAGACGTACTCGCTCGATGAGATCAACCAGGGCTACCAGGACATGCGCGACGGCAAGAACATCCGCGGCGTCATCGTCTACACCGACGCCGACTACTAA
- a CDS encoding nitroreductase family deazaflavin-dependent oxidoreductase, with amino-acid sequence MSNEQVTDSPTSWVADHIHQYVESGGEEGHMWNGYPTLLITTRGRKSGKLRRSALIYGEYDGGYVIVASKGGAPEDPLWYRNMQADPTVEVQVRDEVFTTKAQTVEGPLREELWKLMASIYPPYDEYQTKTDRQIPVVLLTRA; translated from the coding sequence ATGAGCAACGAGCAGGTCACCGACAGCCCGACGAGCTGGGTCGCCGACCACATCCACCAGTACGTCGAAAGCGGTGGCGAGGAAGGCCACATGTGGAACGGCTACCCGACGCTGCTGATCACGACGCGAGGACGCAAGTCCGGCAAGCTGCGCCGTTCGGCCCTGATTTACGGCGAGTACGACGGCGGCTACGTCATCGTCGCCTCGAAGGGCGGCGCCCCGGAAGATCCGCTGTGGTACCGCAATATGCAGGCCGACCCGACCGTTGAGGTGCAGGTCCGTGACGAGGTCTTCACCACCAAGGCGCAGACGGTTGAGGGTCCGCTGCGCGAGGAGCTGTGGAAGCTGATGGCCAGCATCTACCCGCCGTACGACGAGTACCAGACCAAGACCGACCGCCAGATCCCGGTCGTGCTGCTGACTCGCGCATAG